One Panicum virgatum strain AP13 chromosome 3N, P.virgatum_v5, whole genome shotgun sequence DNA segment encodes these proteins:
- the LOC120665385 gene encoding carboxymethylenebutenolidase homolog: MAPAPAAVAAARPSSLPRASSQLRGLQGRVCSFRRATPSARPATLASSEPGHRSRSQRLPLCSQAEVAGATVDDDEACELVSGSDLVIGEGDDSVRAYLFRAVKNNNGTGILLLSDVFGFEDSATRDFAYRVACNGYNVLVPDLFRGDPWKPGAPFDGDVFARWLAGQAPARVSGDIDACTRWLVDEFKAAGVSRRLGVVGFCYGGARLVEALARDAGEGCFSAGVCFYGSRMDASLGGRLAAPVLFVCGDGDPLCPVETVRELERRARGARAAVYAGRGHGFVHRPQSVEEDADAEDAFNAMRGWLHDHLLA, translated from the exons atggcgcccgcgcccgcggctgtcgcggcggcgcgcccgtcGTCGCTCCCTCGCGCGTCGTCCCAGCTGCGGGGACTCCAGGGCCGCGTGTGCTCGttccgccgcgccacgccaagCGCACGCCCCGCCACACTCGCATCCTCT GAACCGGGCCATCGTTCCCGGAGCCAGCGGCTGCCGCTCTGCAGCCAGGCCGAAGTGGCGGGCGCCaccgtcgacgacgacgaggcgtgCGAGCTGGTGAGCGGGTCGGACCTCGTCATCGGCGAGGGCGACGACAGCGTCCGCGCGTACCTCTTCAGGGCCGTCAAGAACAACAACGGCACGGGCATCCTGCTCCTCTCCGACGTCTTCGGCTTCGAGGACTCCGCCACGCGGGACTTCGCCTACCGCGTCGCCTGCAACGGCTACAA TGTCCTGGTGCCGGACCTGTTCCGGGGCGACCCGTGGAAGCCGGGCGCCCCGTTCGACGGGGACGTCTTCGCGCGGTGGCTGGCTGGGCAGGCCCCGGCGCGGGTGTCCGGCGACATCGACGCGTGCACGAGGTGGCTGGTGGACGAGTTCAAGGCGGCGGGGGTGTCCAGGAGGCTGGGCGTGGTCGGGTTCTGCTACGGCGGTGCCCGCCTCGTGGAGGCGCTGGcgcgcgacgccggcgagggCTGCTTCAGCGCGGGGGTCTGCTTCTACGGGTCCCGGATGGACGCGTCCCTGGGCGGCCGCCTCGCGGCGCCCGTGCTGTTCGTGTGCGGCGACGGCGATCCGCTCTGCCCCGTGGAGACGGTGCGGGAGCTGGAGAGGCGCGCCAGGGGCGCCAGGGCCGCGGTGTACGCCGGCAGGGGCCACGGGTTCGTGCACCGGCCGCAGTCCGTGGAGGAGGACGCCGATGCCGAGGACGCGTTCAACGCCATGCGGGGGTGGCTGCACGACCACCTGCTTGCCTGA